A region from the Vicinamibacterales bacterium genome encodes:
- a CDS encoding potassium transporter Kup has protein sequence MGVVYGDIGTSPLYAMRECFFGSHSVPPTQANVLGVLSLIIYSLLVVISVKYIAVVMRADNQGEGGILALTALLPRAAANPKRWSVFVLMGIFGAALLYGDGMITPAITVLGAVEGLKVATPLFEPYVVPIAVGILIGVFAVQRHGTHRIGRLFGPIMVLWFAVIAMLGIRWLVREPVVLSAVDPRHAVAFFREHGGHGFAVLGAVFLVVTGGEALYADMGHFGKRPIRVAWFGLVLPALLLNYFGQGALLLQNPRAAEQPFFLLAPDWALFPLVGLATAAAIIASQALISGAFSLTRQAIQLGYAPRLDIAHTSSHEIGQVYVPQVNWALMLSTIAIVIAFGSSTALAAAYGIAVTLTMIITAILLHVIATERWRWPVWIAFTVTGIFLSIDLAFFGANALKIAHGGWLPLAIGGVLFTLMTTWKTGRQIVAQRLTARAVPLEQFLATVAESRPARVPGTAVFMTAQPRGTPPALAHNLRYNKVLHSRVVTLMVATQPVPHVPASEQIALQSLGQGVFDLVVQYGFMEDPDVPAALRQAKAQGLELDDQDVTYFLGRETLIVSRVSGMATWREHLFVLMARNAVRATAFFRLPPERVVELGVQVEI, from the coding sequence ATCGGCGTCGTCTACGGCGACATCGGGACGAGCCCGCTGTATGCGATGCGCGAGTGTTTCTTCGGATCCCACTCCGTGCCCCCCACGCAGGCCAACGTGCTCGGCGTCCTCTCGCTGATCATCTACTCGCTGCTCGTCGTCATCTCCGTCAAGTACATCGCCGTCGTCATGCGGGCCGACAACCAGGGGGAAGGCGGCATCCTCGCCCTGACCGCGCTCCTGCCGCGCGCTGCCGCCAACCCGAAGCGGTGGAGCGTGTTCGTCCTGATGGGCATCTTCGGCGCCGCGCTGCTGTACGGCGACGGCATGATCACGCCGGCGATCACCGTCCTCGGCGCTGTCGAAGGACTGAAGGTCGCCACGCCGCTGTTCGAGCCGTACGTGGTTCCGATCGCCGTCGGCATATTGATCGGGGTGTTTGCGGTGCAGCGGCACGGCACGCATCGCATCGGCCGGCTGTTCGGGCCGATCATGGTGCTGTGGTTCGCCGTCATCGCGATGCTCGGCATCCGCTGGCTCGTGCGTGAACCCGTGGTGCTGAGCGCTGTCGATCCACGCCATGCGGTGGCGTTCTTCCGTGAGCACGGCGGGCACGGATTCGCGGTGCTCGGCGCCGTGTTCCTCGTCGTGACCGGCGGGGAGGCGCTCTACGCCGACATGGGGCACTTCGGCAAACGGCCGATCCGCGTGGCCTGGTTCGGTCTGGTGCTGCCTGCGCTGCTGCTGAACTACTTCGGCCAGGGCGCGCTGCTGCTGCAGAATCCGCGCGCGGCCGAACAGCCGTTCTTCCTGCTGGCACCCGACTGGGCGCTGTTCCCGCTCGTCGGACTCGCGACGGCGGCAGCGATCATCGCCTCCCAGGCGCTGATTTCCGGCGCCTTCTCACTGACGCGGCAGGCCATTCAGCTCGGGTATGCGCCGCGTCTGGATATCGCGCACACGTCCTCGCACGAGATCGGCCAGGTGTACGTGCCGCAGGTCAACTGGGCCCTGATGCTCAGCACCATCGCGATCGTGATCGCCTTCGGGTCGTCAACCGCGCTGGCCGCCGCCTACGGCATTGCCGTCACGCTGACGATGATCATCACCGCGATCCTGCTTCACGTCATCGCGACGGAGCGATGGCGGTGGCCGGTGTGGATCGCCTTCACGGTGACCGGGATCTTCCTCAGCATCGACCTGGCGTTCTTTGGCGCCAACGCCCTCAAGATTGCGCACGGCGGCTGGCTGCCGCTGGCCATAGGCGGTGTGCTCTTCACGCTGATGACCACCTGGAAGACCGGGCGCCAGATCGTCGCACAGCGACTGACGGCGCGGGCCGTGCCGCTCGAGCAATTCCTGGCCACGGTGGCGGAGAGCCGCCCGGCTCGCGTCCCCGGAACCGCGGTGTTCATGACGGCGCAGCCGCGCGGCACGCCGCCGGCGCTCGCCCACAACTTGCGCTACAACAAGGTGCTGCATTCACGGGTGGTGACCTTGATGGTGGCAACGCAGCCGGTTCCTCATGTGCCGGCCAGCGAACAGATTGCCCTCCAGTCGCTCGGCCAGGGTGTCTTCGACCTCGTGGTGCAGTACGGCTTCATGGAAGACCCCGACGTCCCAGCCGCGCTCCGGCAGGCGAAGGCGCAGGGGCTCGAGCTCGACGACCAGGACGTCACCTACTTTCTGGGAAGAGAGACGCTGATTGTCAGCCGTGTTTCGGGTATGGCGACCTGGCGGGAACACCTGTTCGTGCTGATGGCCCGCAACGCGGTCCGGGCAACGGCCTTCTTCCGCCTGCCGCCGGAGCGCGTCGTCGAACTGGGCGTGCAGGTGGAGATCTGA
- a CDS encoding ATP-binding protein, whose product MTPRSRQRMFRAVRRWRHDAFVSTAALVAIAAVVTVLRTAQPHPNPTIAALLFLLIVLMAATVAQLRVSIAIAVAAMLAFNFFLLPPFYTLTIADPQNWVALFVFVVVAVIASQLSAVARRRATEAETSKQEVTRLFDLSRDILLTTDSGRAVADVARYVALRFDVDAAAICLPTDHGWELHQGGRKSVEPSAQQLDEALARLRGPLEYDARRRAYGGHMRLDRPDGARVTLVPLRLGTKPLGLLAVRSTHLEVGTLDALGGVVAIAIERAHFLAERKKAELASQRADLASALLASFSHDLRTPVTSVRVAVTNLLDPGLPADERQGQGQLALQQLDRLNRLFADILDMARIDAAAVNPERQWVSPADVVDAAIAHAGPALSAHTLRIDADSEHEISIDPRLTSTALAHVLENAVRYSPAAAPIAVRAWTDDDGAHFAVRDHGPGLDASDLDHVFEPFYRSPKTRHATGTGLGLAITRGLLAAEGGRIWCENALDGGAQFTIAVPAPVRAASAPVS is encoded by the coding sequence TTGACCCCGCGTTCCCGCCAGCGTATGTTCCGGGCCGTGCGGCGATGGCGGCACGATGCCTTCGTGAGTACCGCGGCGCTCGTCGCCATCGCCGCGGTCGTCACCGTGCTGCGAACGGCGCAGCCCCATCCCAACCCCACCATCGCGGCGCTGCTCTTCCTGCTCATCGTCCTCATGGCGGCGACCGTCGCGCAGCTCCGCGTGTCGATCGCGATCGCCGTGGCAGCCATGCTCGCGTTCAACTTCTTCCTGCTGCCGCCGTTCTACACGCTCACCATCGCCGACCCGCAGAACTGGGTGGCGCTGTTCGTGTTCGTCGTGGTTGCGGTCATCGCCAGTCAGCTCTCCGCCGTTGCGCGACGCCGCGCAACGGAAGCCGAGACCAGCAAGCAGGAAGTGACGCGCCTGTTCGATCTCAGCCGCGACATTCTGCTCACCACCGACAGCGGCCGCGCGGTCGCCGACGTCGCGCGCTACGTGGCGCTTCGGTTCGACGTGGACGCCGCCGCGATCTGCCTGCCCACCGACCACGGCTGGGAACTGCACCAGGGGGGCAGGAAGTCCGTGGAGCCATCGGCGCAGCAACTCGACGAGGCGCTCGCCCGGCTGCGCGGCCCGCTCGAATACGATGCACGTCGGCGCGCGTACGGCGGGCACATGCGGTTGGACCGGCCGGACGGCGCCCGCGTGACGCTGGTACCCTTGCGGCTGGGCACGAAACCGCTCGGCCTGCTCGCCGTCAGGTCCACCCACCTCGAAGTCGGCACGCTCGATGCGCTCGGCGGTGTCGTCGCCATCGCAATCGAGCGCGCGCACTTTCTCGCCGAGCGCAAGAAAGCGGAATTGGCGAGCCAGCGCGCCGATCTGGCGTCGGCCCTCCTGGCCTCGTTCAGCCATGACCTGCGCACGCCGGTCACCTCCGTCCGTGTGGCCGTCACCAACCTGCTGGACCCCGGCCTTCCGGCCGACGAGCGGCAGGGCCAGGGGCAGCTTGCGCTTCAGCAGCTGGACCGTCTGAACCGGCTGTTTGCCGACATTCTCGACATGGCCAGGATCGACGCGGCTGCGGTCAACCCCGAGCGCCAGTGGGTCTCGCCGGCGGACGTCGTCGATGCCGCCATCGCGCATGCCGGTCCAGCCCTGAGCGCACACACACTCCGCATCGACGCCGACAGTGAGCACGAAATCTCCATCGATCCCAGGCTGACGTCCACCGCCCTGGCGCACGTGCTCGAGAACGCCGTCCGGTATTCGCCCGCCGCGGCGCCAATCGCCGTGCGCGCCTGGACCGACGATGACGGTGCCCACTTTGCGGTCCGCGATCATGGCCCTGGTCTTGACGCGTCCGACCTCGATCACGTGTTCGAGCCGTTCTACCGGAGCCCGAAGACGCGGCACGCCACCGGCACCGGTCTGGGTCTGGCGATCACGCGCGGTCTGCTCGCCGCAGAGGGTGGCCGCATCTGGTGCGAGAACGCCCTGGACGGTGGAGCGCAGTTTACGATTGCCGTGCCCGCGCCGGTGCGCGCCGCCAGCGCACCGGTCTCATAG
- a CDS encoding response regulator transcription factor — protein sequence MPSRVLIVDDEPAILATTAPLLRARGYEVSTAMSAKACLESVERLEPDLIILDLGLPDLDGVEVCRLLRDGRSMPIIVLSARGGERDKVGALDAGADDYVTKPFGAEELLARIRVALRRVESAPSSQGLLVRGELVIDRDRHTVTRAGDKLRLTPKEFELLVFLAQHPGRVMTHRAILKAIWGPHAVDQPEHLRVLLGSLRKKLERDPSRPRYIVTEPWVGYRFADPE from the coding sequence ATGCCCTCACGCGTGCTGATCGTGGACGATGAGCCGGCGATTCTGGCCACCACCGCCCCCCTCCTGCGTGCGCGCGGCTACGAGGTATCCACGGCCATGTCGGCGAAAGCGTGCCTCGAGAGCGTCGAGCGGCTCGAGCCGGACTTGATCATCCTCGATCTCGGCTTGCCGGACCTCGATGGCGTCGAGGTCTGCCGGCTGCTGCGTGACGGACGGTCGATGCCGATCATCGTGCTCTCCGCTCGCGGCGGCGAGCGCGACAAGGTCGGCGCGCTGGATGCGGGGGCCGATGACTACGTCACCAAGCCGTTCGGCGCCGAGGAGCTCCTGGCGCGCATTCGCGTGGCCTTGCGCCGGGTGGAGTCGGCTCCCTCGAGCCAGGGCCTGCTCGTCCGCGGTGAGCTGGTGATCGATCGCGATCGTCACACGGTCACGCGCGCGGGGGACAAGCTGCGGCTGACACCCAAGGAGTTCGAGCTGCTGGTGTTCCTGGCGCAGCACCCCGGCCGGGTCATGACGCATCGAGCCATTCTCAAGGCGATCTGGGGCCCGCACGCCGTCGATCAGCCCGAGCACCTCCGCGTCCTGCTCGGATCACTTCGAAAGAAGCTCGAGCGGGATCCCTCTCGTCCACGCTACATCGTGACCGAGCCCTGGGTCGGCTATCGTTTCGCCGATCCCGAGTAG